The genomic window TTCTGTTGACTGATGCATTTTGAGCCTTTCTTTAAGGAACAATTTTGAGTACTTTTGAGTAATCATATTTGTTATGATATCAATCATTTCAAGATTTATATTCTATTTGCGAGAATCTTTCGCTAATGTCAAATATATTGGTAAGCGAATAAAAACTGGATTTCAAGTTCGAGCAATATTCTTTTCTCACTTTCCAGTATACGTTTGTATATTCATTACTAAACACACCACAAATTAGTTAGAGATTATATATGCCAGTTTGTTTAAGCATTTCGAGAAAGGTTGTTACCGATTTTTTTTCATATGCTTCTTTAATAGAAATTATAACAGCAGTTCTGATCATATCTTTACCTTCAATGGGAATAGCAGATAGACCAGGCTCTTTTTTTACAGTGGTCTGCGTTAGTATGGTATGCCATCTGCCGGTTTTTACAATTTCAAGCAAAGTTGGAATATCATTGATTTCAATGCCGATAACTGGTTTAAGGTTTTTTTTGCTAAAAGCTTCATTTATGAACTGTGTTGTATTGTAACCGCTAGATGGCAGAGCAAGGGAAAGTTTTACAATTTCTTCCAATGTGATCGATACTTTGCTTTTTAAATCCGAGTCAGCCGCGGTAACTAGGGTCATTGGGGATGTAAACAACTTTTTATAATTAAAATGGCCTCCTTCTCCGTTATCTTCAAATGTAAGGACAAAATCCAGCTCAAATCGATTTAACTTTTCAATTAGCTCTCTACTGGTTCCAAATACAATCTGAAACTTGATTTTTGGATATTGCTGTGAAAAAGAAATTACAGCCTGCGCAAGCACATTTCGCAGCGCATAGGTAACACCGATGCTTATTTTTCCGTCTGACAGATCATTCAGATCATTGAGGAGTTGCAGCCCATCATTTGCTTTTTTGACACTCTGCTGTGCAAATCCGGCAAAAAGGCTTCCTGCTTCAGTAAGTATGATTCTTTTTCCGATCCGGTTAAATAGAGGCTGGCGCAGTTCCTCCTCAAGCTGTTTTATCTGCTGGGATAAAGTGCTCTGGCTGATATTCATCTGTGCGGCAGCTTCTGTAAAATTGAGAAGTTCCTTTGCTTTGAGAAAATATTTTAACTGTCTCAGTTCCATTGTAAATCGGTTTTATCGATGGATGTTATAGAAAAATAACGTTTTACAAATATAGATGATTTCCTGAACTTTGCAGTATTAAATTATAGGAACCATTCGGCCATTTTTATTATGAATATTTTCAGAGCATTAAAATCAAGAAATTTTAAGTTGTTTTTTTACGGGCAGTCCATTTCCCTTTTAGGTACTTGGATGCAGAAGACTGCTGTTGCCTGGCTTGTTTACAGGATTACGGGATCTGCAGTTCTGCTCGGGGTGGTAACTTTCGTGAGTCTCATACCTTCACTGGTCTTGTCTCCTTACGCAGGGAGTTATATCGACAGGCATGACCGTTTTAAAGTGATGGTAAACAGTCAGATCATTTCAATGATTCAGGCAGGTGCTCTTGCTGCAATGATATATTTTAAATTTTACAGCATCACAGGTATTGTGTTGCTGAGCCTTCTGCAGGGGATTGTAAATTCATTTGATGTAATCTGCAGGCAGACCCTTATGATTGACATGGTCGACAGGCCGCAGGACTTATCAAATGCCATTGCACTAAATTCAATTATGACTAATCTTGCAAGAGTTGCGGGCCCGGCTTTGGCTGGAATTGCTCTAAGCGTTTTTGGCGAGGATTTTTGTTTCATAAGTAACTTTATGAGCTATGTGCCAGTTCTCATTTGTCTTTTCATGATGAAAATCAAATTGCAGAAAACCAGCAGAAAGAGACAGGGGCTGTGGAGTGAGTTAAGGGAGGGTTGCCAGTATCTTCTTTCGGAAAAAGATCTGATGAGCCTTATCCTGCTTTTAGCTTTAAGCAGTATGGCCGTTCTGCCTTTCAATACACTGATGCCAATTTTTGCGAAAGATTTGTTTCATGGGACCGCCAGAACGTTCAGTTTTTTTGAAAGTGCCATGGGGCTTGGCTCAGTGCTAAGCGCAGTTTATCTCGCAAATCTAGAGTCAGGAAAAAATCTGGTAAAAATTGTAATAGTTTCGACTTTTTTATTTGGTGGCAGTGTGCTGCTGCTTTCACTCTCCAATATGCTTTCCTTTTCTCTTTTCTTTATGGGGTTAAGCGGGATGGGTATGATGGCGCAGTCTGCAGCAATAAACACTTATATTCAGCTTCATGCGGCACCTGTTATGAGAGGCAGGGTGATAAGCTATTACATTATGGCATTTCAGGGCGTGATGCCAATTGGGAGCCTATTAATCGGCTTTCTTGCAGAGATAGCTGGTCCTAAATCTGCAGTGGCAGCTTCAGGCTGTGCAGGCATTGTTTCGATTTTAGTATTTTTATACCATAAAAAGAAAATTTTCACAAGACGCGATAACGCATCAATCGAACATCAAAGCATCTAAAAATATCTTTTAAAAATGGAAATAATCGCACTGCAGCATGGTGTTTACTGCGTAGACAGCAATAAGAACTTTAAATTTGTCTCTGAGAATGCTGATGCCCAAATTTCAGATCTAGGTCTCATGATGCAGGTCTGCCCGTTTCTAATTCAGACGAATCGTGACTTAATACTGTTCGATGGTGGGCTAAGCGATGAGCAGGGAAATTTTCCACTGATTTTAAAATTAATAAAGAATGCCGGATTCTCTGCCCAGAACGTTTCAAAGATTTTGATTTCTCCCCTTCACAAAGACCATATCGGGGGGCTGGCGTATGGCAACGGCAGTGAGTTTTCATGCACATTTCCAAATGCAGAAATTTACCTGCAGAATAGGGAGCTTGATTTCGCCTGAGACCAGAAAACAGCAGATCTTACGATATCAATCTGTTAAATGCTTTAAGATCGTTTTCCAATGTCAATTACCTATCGGATGATAAGGGAAAAATTGGAGTTGATATTGAGTACGAAGTTTCGGGAGGGCATACTCCTTACCACCAAGTGTTCTGGATTAGAGATAACGGCGTGACTGCTTTCTACGGTGCGGATAACCTTCCCAACCAATCTTATTTGAAGCTTAATGCAGCCTATAAGACAGATTATGACGGCAGGAAAGCTATGGAGCAAAGGAAAAGATGGGAGACGCAGGCAAAGGAACAAAAGTGGAAAATTCTACTTTATCATGATATAAAAACAAATATAGTTACACATTATTAAAGGCCGTTTATTAGGATATAACAAAACAAAAATTGCAATGAAGTATAAGAGTATAAGAGAAATTATAGAAATTCTTAATTCTCCGATCACTGAAGATATGACCGTCCACTGGGCAGAACTTTTAGATCACAATGAAGCAGAAGGTAATTTTGAGGGCATCTGCAACCCCCATCAAGCACTGATCATTTATGGTACACTAAGCCCAGGAGGACCCAACCATCACATAATGGAAAAAATCCAGGGCGAATGGAAAAAAGGGATTGTCAAGGGAAATCTAATAAATGAAGGCTGGGGAGCTGCTTTAGGGTATAATGCTTTTACTCCATGTCCAGTTGCATGGGAAAGGGAAATTCCCTGCCATGTTCTTTTTTCGGAATCGCTTGAGGAACATCTTGCTTACCTTGACGATTTCGAAGGAGAAGATTACAGAAGGATTTTTGCGGAGTATAAGCTGGATGACGGAAGGGGCGGAGCAGCCTATATTTATGCGGTAAAGCCTTCCAGCTCGGGCTTTGATTCCTGATTGCCTGCCGATACTTCACTTGTAAAAGCTAAACCCCTGTCCGTTACGGCAGGGGTTTTTTAAATAATCGGTTATTCTTTTATTTTCATTACGCTGTTTGTCCGGTGCTATCCTGCTGCGGAATAATTTTTTATATGCATAACTTGGTAGATTATTTAATTTGTCATGATTTGCTGTTTAAAGGACAAACCATTGCTCCACATCTTTAGAAATTGTTTCTTCCTTCCAAATGTTTTCAAATTCGTTTGTTTTAGAGTTATATTGGTATGCTTTCTGCCATTCGTCAATATTTTCAACTATGCAGCTTACTGCACCAATAATCAATAGCAGTTCTTTATCTGACATTGTCGGATGTAGCGAGATCCTTACCCAGCCTGGTTTATCAGTTAGGTTACCGCCCAGTATGCCAGCAGTAATAGCTTCTGATTTCTCCTGGTTTATATTGAAAAGAAAATGCGCGTATGTGCTTGCACAGGACCAGCCTCCTCTAACTTGGATTCCAAAGCGGTCATTTAAAAGCCTTACAATCAGATTATAGTGGATGTTTTGAATTGTAAAGGAAACACAGCCTATTCTTTCAGTTTTTAGATCCCCTAAGATTGTTAAACCTTTAATCTCCTGTAACCCTGCGAAACAGAGGTCCAGTAATTCTCTTTCTCTATATCTGATTTTCTCAATGTCCATTTTTTCTTTCAGTTCAAGGCATAAAGCCGTACGCATTACCTGCAGGAAACCTGGAGTGCCTCCGTCTTCTTTAACTTCTATTGAATCGCTGTAGTGAAAACCGCCCCACGGGTCGGTGCATTTAACGTTTCCGCCTCTAGGATTGTCCGGAAAATTGGATTTGTAAAGTTTTTCATTGAAAATCAATATGCCGCAGCTTCCCGGTCCTCCCAGAAATTTATGAGGCGAAAAGAAAACAGCATCCAACCGCTTCTGTGGATCTTCGGGATGCATATCGATTTTGACATAGGGTGCTGAAGCTGCAAAATCAACAAAACAGTAGCCGTCATGCTGATGCATTATTTTAGCCAATTCATAATATGGCGTAATAATACCAGTGACGTTAGAGCAGGCAGTAAATGAACCTATTTTTAAGCTTCTGTCCTTGTACTTTTTAAGTTCTGCGTTAAGGACTTCAGGATCAACCAGATTATCTGCCCCGCAGGGCAGCACCACAACATCAGCGTCCGTTTCGTACCAGGGCACCTGATTGGAGTGGTGTTCCATATGGGTAATAAAAACAACCGGACGGTAATTTTTAGAATTTACCTCTTGGCTGTAAATGCTGCTCTGGTAACACAGGCCTATTATACGCTGGAGTTTGTTTAGAGTGGCGGTCATTCCTGTTCCAGTGGCCACCAGACAGTCTGATTCAGCTGCATTTACATGTTTTTTAATTAACTGTCTTGCAAATTGATAGGCGTAGGTGGAAGCCTTGCCTGTCTGGCTTGAAAAAGAGTGCGTATTGGCAATCATAGGGCCTATTTTATTGAGCATTATTTCTTCAATAGGTCCGTATAATCTTCCGCTCGCAATCCAGTCAGCGTACAATAAATTCTGGGAGCCGTAAATGGATTCAAAATGTTGATTGAAACCTATTGTGTTTTCTCTGAATTCAGAAAAATACTGCTCTAATGCCCCAGGCTCTTTTTTATTCAAAATAATATTAATTTTATTGATCGGTGATTGCACCATTTTAATTTTTATAATTTTCGATACCGCTCTGCAGCCAGTTAAAATATGCTTCTATATCTGGATTATAAGCAGAAGGTTCTGCCAGATTTTTACTTTTTTGATCCACCATTACATAATAAGGCTGCGCATTTGCTTTGTAAGTTTTGATCTGCATATCACTCCATTTATTTCCAATTGTTTTAATTTTTTTACCAGTGGTTTCAGATATATACTGCTCGTTCTCCGGCAGCTCTTTTTTATCATCAACATAAAGCGAAATCAGGACTATATCATTATTTAAGGTTCTGTCGCATCTGTTTAATAACTATTATCTTTAGACGTTCAAAATATATTTTATGAATACGAAAGGTCATTGTTATCCCAAAGCCATTATTTTGCAGGCTGTTTATTTCAAATTGAGATTTACATTGAGTTACAGGGATATTGAGGAAATAATGAAAATGCGTGGAATAGGAGTTGATCATGCGACGATTCAACGTTGGGTATTTAAATTTACTCCAATGGTTGAATCTCAGATGAAAAAAGGAAAGAGCAGAGTAGGGGCCAGCTGGCGAATGGATGAAACTTATATAAAAGTAAAAGGTATCTGGTGTTATTTGTATCGGGCTGTTGATAAATGTGGTAATACGGTGGATTTTCTTTTGACTAGAAGAAGACAGAGGATGAGTGCACAGTCATTCCTAATAAAAGCGATAAAAAATAATTACCGGCCAACAGTAATAAATATAGACAAAAGCGGCTCTAACACCAGCGCAATACGGGTTTATAACAAACGGTCATTTTCGAATATAAAGATTAGGCAATGTAAATATCTCAACAATATTGTGGAACAGGACCATCGTTTCATAAAGTGGCGGATACAAAACGGTTTGGGTTTTAAAAGTTTTGCGTCTGCCAGAAGAACCTTGGCAGGAATTGAAGTTGTGCACATGTTAAGAAAAAATCAGATGCTTAACCCAGGAACAAGTATGTTCAAATCATTTTGTAAATTGGCTGCATAATTTTCGGGTTTCTGATTTCTTACTGATTTACATGGCAGATGCGACAGAACCATAAGTGTCATACTCTTTGAAATTTTTTTTACATATTATTGTATAAATCATTTTAAATAAAAAGATAAATACAACAAAGTTTTGAATTGTAGTATATTATAGAATAAGAAAACCCAAAAAAGACGTAAATTTAATTATCTTCATACTCTTTCCTTCTATTACTCATTATGGTTATAGTGATTATCGCATCTTCCATAATGTCATAATTATTATAAGTATCAAGACATATTAATGTGTCATTATTTTCTTCAAGGGAGATCGAGAAATTACCCATTTCATTTGTTTTTACGACTTTTTTATTCCTTTCATTTAAGATTAAAACTCCTGATAGAGGTACATTGTTTTTATTGTGAACTATGCCTGAACATATTTTATTCTGATTTAATTTATTCGTTGAACCTATCGAATCAGATGAACTAAAGATTTTACGAACATGTATCTTTTTCAGCTTAGGTTCCAGTGTAGCTATTCCCATTACTACTTGAGCTTTTACAATATGATTTCCTATTCCAAAAAAGGTCGTTAATGATGCGACAACAGTAATCCAAAAAGTTTTTTTTTGTTTTGTAACTTCTAAATTCTTATTCAATTGAGAAGGATTAAAACGACCACATAGATTTTGATTTTTATTAAATATGTTTATGATTTCTAAATTTGATGCTTTGGTAAAATCAAAAACATTTTTCTGACAAACGTTGCAAAACTTGTTCTTTTCATTTGTAGTCATCTTAGACCAACTTTCGTGACAAGGTTTTATAAGTGATATTTTTATTTCTTTATTCATTATTTTTATTTAAAAATATTCTTACAAAATTAATTATTTTCTTTTGATTTTTGTTCTAAAATATTGTTTCCTAAATGACAATTATCATTTCCCATTCGAATTCTTTTTCGTAATATTACTATTGTAAATTTTTTTGAATGAGAAAGATTAAATACAAGAAAGGCCGCAAGCTGCAGCACATTACACTAGAGTATACAGGATCGCATAAAGAGCATGAAAGCGAAATGCAGCTTTTTGTATATGATGATAATGATGTTGTTGAATATGATAAGTTTACGGTTCTTGCTCTGAATTCCTGCTTTGATTATACTAAAAACAATTGGCTGAACATTCATGGTTTAAACGATATTAATCTCATTAAAACAATCGGAACTCATTTTAAACTAGACGATTTTCTCCTTGCCGATATTTTAAATACAACCAAAAGAACGAAATTAGAGGAACAGCATAATGTTTTGTTTTTTAATATAAAATCCCTTCTTCCTTCTGAATATTCGGATAATCTAAGTGTCGAACAAATTAGTTTTATTTTAAAAGACGGAATTCTGATTTCTTTTCAGGAAAAACGAAGTGATTTCTTTACACACATCCGCGAGCGTCTTCGTACACATGCGGGGATCGTTAGAACTAAAAAAGTAGATTATCTTTTGTATTTGCTTTTAGATGCTGTAATGGAAAATTTCTACATTACAATTGAAGATGAGGAAGATAAAATTGAAGAATTAATCAATTTGACCAAAAAAGGGGCAGATCCTGTTATTCTGGAAAAAATTGAAAACCATAGAGATAATTTTAATTTCTTAAAACGTTCAATTGTTCCGCTTCGAGATTCTTTGTATTATCTTAAAACAATTAAAGATGATGATGAAAATAACGGCCTCATTCAGAAGGAAACATTTAATTTCTTTGTCAGACTTCATCAAAAAAGTTTAGAGCTTTTGGAGCAGATAGAATCAGATATGAGTGCATTAGAAAGTGCTTCTAATTTTTATTTTTCAGAACAAAGCCGAAAAATGAATGAGATCATGAAAACCCTCACGATAATTTCCGCAGTATTTATTCCGCTTACATTTATCGTTGGAGTATACGGAATGAACTTTGAAAACATGCCGGAACTTAAAACAAAAAACGGCTATTTTGTAGTTATGGGCGTGATGTTTTTGCTGGTTGTAGCCTTAATTATTTATTTTAAGAAAAGAAGATGGTTTTAACGTTTGTTACAGTGTAAAAAGAATTGAATTGTATAATTTTGTTATTTAGAATTAATATAAATAAATCATGAGTAAAGCAATATATATAGCGACTAGTGACCACAATAGCGGTAAATCGATTATTACTCTCGGTTTAATGAGTATCTTAATTGGTAAAACAGCCAAAGTAGGGTATTTTAGGCCTATAATCGAAGATTTTGTTGATGGAGAGGTAGATAATCATATCGAAACAGTTTTGTCTTATTTTAATCTAGATATTCAATTTGAAGATGCCTATGCGATTACCAAAAGCAGATTAATCAAAAAAAAGAACAAAGGTAAAATAGGAGAGGTTTTAGATTTAATTATCGAAAAATATAAAAAACTCGAAGAACGTTTTGATTTTGTTTTGGTTGAAGGTACAAGTTTTACTGGTGAAGGAACTTCTATCGAATTAGATTTGAACGTTTTAATTGCTAAAAACCTTGGAATTCCAACAATTATTATCGGTTCTGGAGTTGGTAAAACTTTAGAAGAATTAGTAGATAGTTTGTACTTGGTTTATGATTCTTTCAAAATAAAAGAGGTTGAGGTTTTATCTGTTTTCGCCAATAAAGTACAGCCTGAAAATATAGAATTAGTTACTAAAAGTCTGCAGAAGAGCTTACCATCTAACGTTTTAGTAAATACTATTCCGTTAATTTCAAGTTTAAATAATCCGACCATGCAGGAAATTGTTAACGAATTAGGAGCTAAGGTCCTGTTTGGAGAAAATTACCTGAATAATGAAATTGGTCATTTCAGCGTTGGTGCCATGCAGCTTCATAATTATTTGGTTCATTTGGACAATAATGCATTGGTGATTACGCCTGGAGATCGCTCGGATATTATATTAGGAGCTTTACAAGCAAATGAATCTGCGAATTATCCAACGATTTCTGGAATTATTCTAACAGGAAATATAGTGCCAGAGGAAAGTATTTTAAAACTAATCGAAGGACTTTCTGCAATTGTTCCAATTATTGCCGTTGATGGTGGTACGTATCACATTACCAATAAAATAGGTTCTATTAAATCTGAAATTTATGCCAATAACACGCATAAAATTGAAACTTCAATAACAACATTCGAAAAATACGTTGATAATGATGCTTTATCTGAAAGATTAATCACTTTTGAAGCAGAAGGCATGACGCCAAAAATGTTTCAATATAACATGGTTAAAAGAGCCAAACAGTACCGCAAGCACATTGTACTGCCAGAAGGAAATGACGATCGAATTATCACCGCAGCATCGAGACTATTAGATATGGATGTAGTTGATATTTCAATTATTGGAGATAAAAAGCAAATTGAAAATAAAGTGACAGAACTTGGTATTTCTTTTGATTTCTCAAAAGTGAATATTATAAATCCAATAGAATCAGAATTTTACGAAGACTACGCCAACACGTATTACGAGCTTAGAAAAGCTAAAAACGTAAGTATCACAATGGCAAGGGATTTAATGGAAGATGTGTCGTATTTTGGAACCATGATGGTTTACAAAGGCCATGCAGACGGAATGGTTTCCGGTGCGGCTCACACAACACAGCACACTATTCTTCCCGCACTTCAATTTATTAAAACCAAACCAAATTCATCTGTAGTTTCCTCTGTGTTTTTTATGTGTTTAGAAGACCGAGTTTCGGTGTTTGGAGACTGTGCCATCAATCCAAACCCAACGGCAGAACAATTGGCTGAAATAGCAATTTCATCTGCAGAATCTAGTGCGGCTTTCGGAATTGAACCAAAAATTGCCATGCTGTCTTATTCTTCCGGGGCTTCTGGAAAAGGAGATGAAGTTG from Flavobacterium fluviale includes these protein-coding regions:
- a CDS encoding LysR family transcriptional regulator, which encodes MELRQLKYFLKAKELLNFTEAAAQMNISQSTLSQQIKQLEEELRQPLFNRIGKRIILTEAGSLFAGFAQQSVKKANDGLQLLNDLNDLSDGKISIGVTYALRNVLAQAVISFSQQYPKIKFQIVFGTSRELIEKLNRFELDFVLTFEDNGEGGHFNYKKLFTSPMTLVTAADSDLKSKVSITLEEIVKLSLALPSSGYNTTQFINEAFSKKNLKPVIGIEINDIPTLLEIVKTGRWHTILTQTTVKKEPGLSAIPIEGKDMIRTAVIISIKEAYEKKSVTTFLEMLKQTGIYNL
- a CDS encoding MFS transporter; translated protein: MNIFRALKSRNFKLFFYGQSISLLGTWMQKTAVAWLVYRITGSAVLLGVVTFVSLIPSLVLSPYAGSYIDRHDRFKVMVNSQIISMIQAGALAAMIYFKFYSITGIVLLSLLQGIVNSFDVICRQTLMIDMVDRPQDLSNAIALNSIMTNLARVAGPALAGIALSVFGEDFCFISNFMSYVPVLICLFMMKIKLQKTSRKRQGLWSELREGCQYLLSEKDLMSLILLLALSSMAVLPFNTLMPIFAKDLFHGTARTFSFFESAMGLGSVLSAVYLANLESGKNLVKIVIVSTFLFGGSVLLLSLSNMLSFSLFFMGLSGMGMMAQSAAINTYIQLHAAPVMRGRVISYYIMAFQGVMPIGSLLIGFLAEIAGPKSAVAASGCAGIVSILVFLYHKKKIFTRRDNASIEHQSI
- a CDS encoding MBL fold metallo-hydrolase, with translation MEIIALQHGVYCVDSNKNFKFVSENADAQISDLGLMMQVCPFLIQTNRDLILFDGGLSDEQGNFPLILKLIKNAGFSAQNVSKILISPLHKDHIGGLAYGNGSEFSCTFPNAEIYLQNRELDFA
- a CDS encoding gamma-glutamylcyclotransferase, giving the protein MKYKSIREIIEILNSPITEDMTVHWAELLDHNEAEGNFEGICNPHQALIIYGTLSPGGPNHHIMEKIQGEWKKGIVKGNLINEGWGAALGYNAFTPCPVAWEREIPCHVLFSESLEEHLAYLDDFEGEDYRRIFAEYKLDDGRGGAAYIYAVKPSSSGFDS
- a CDS encoding aminotransferase class V-fold PLP-dependent enzyme, producing MVQSPINKINIILNKKEPGALEQYFSEFRENTIGFNQHFESIYGSQNLLYADWIASGRLYGPIEEIMLNKIGPMIANTHSFSSQTGKASTYAYQFARQLIKKHVNAAESDCLVATGTGMTATLNKLQRIIGLCYQSSIYSQEVNSKNYRPVVFITHMEHHSNQVPWYETDADVVVLPCGADNLVDPEVLNAELKKYKDRSLKIGSFTACSNVTGIITPYYELAKIMHQHDGYCFVDFAASAPYVKIDMHPEDPQKRLDAVFFSPHKFLGGPGSCGILIFNEKLYKSNFPDNPRGGNVKCTDPWGGFHYSDSIEVKEDGGTPGFLQVMRTALCLELKEKMDIEKIRYRERELLDLCFAGLQEIKGLTILGDLKTERIGCVSFTIQNIHYNLIVRLLNDRFGIQVRGGWSCASTYAHFLFNINQEKSEAITAGILGGNLTDKPGWVRISLHPTMSDKELLLIIGAVSCIVENIDEWQKAYQYNSKTNEFENIWKEETISKDVEQWFVL
- a CDS encoding IS6 family transposase, with the translated sequence MNTKGHCYPKAIILQAVYFKLRFTLSYRDIEEIMKMRGIGVDHATIQRWVFKFTPMVESQMKKGKSRVGASWRMDETYIKVKGIWCYLYRAVDKCGNTVDFLLTRRRQRMSAQSFLIKAIKNNYRPTVINIDKSGSNTSAIRVYNKRSFSNIKIRQCKYLNNIVEQDHRFIKWRIQNGLGFKSFASARRTLAGIEVVHMLRKNQMLNPGTSMFKSFCKLAA
- the corA gene encoding magnesium/cobalt transporter CorA, coding for MRKIKYKKGRKLQHITLEYTGSHKEHESEMQLFVYDDNDVVEYDKFTVLALNSCFDYTKNNWLNIHGLNDINLIKTIGTHFKLDDFLLADILNTTKRTKLEEQHNVLFFNIKSLLPSEYSDNLSVEQISFILKDGILISFQEKRSDFFTHIRERLRTHAGIVRTKKVDYLLYLLLDAVMENFYITIEDEEDKIEELINLTKKGADPVILEKIENHRDNFNFLKRSIVPLRDSLYYLKTIKDDDENNGLIQKETFNFFVRLHQKSLELLEQIESDMSALESASNFYFSEQSRKMNEIMKTLTIISAVFIPLTFIVGVYGMNFENMPELKTKNGYFVVMGVMFLLVVALIIYFKKRRWF
- the pta gene encoding phosphate acetyltransferase, which gives rise to MSKAIYIATSDHNSGKSIITLGLMSILIGKTAKVGYFRPIIEDFVDGEVDNHIETVLSYFNLDIQFEDAYAITKSRLIKKKNKGKIGEVLDLIIEKYKKLEERFDFVLVEGTSFTGEGTSIELDLNVLIAKNLGIPTIIIGSGVGKTLEELVDSLYLVYDSFKIKEVEVLSVFANKVQPENIELVTKSLQKSLPSNVLVNTIPLISSLNNPTMQEIVNELGAKVLFGENYLNNEIGHFSVGAMQLHNYLVHLDNNALVITPGDRSDIILGALQANESANYPTISGIILTGNIVPEESILKLIEGLSAIVPIIAVDGGTYHITNKIGSIKSEIYANNTHKIETSITTFEKYVDNDALSERLITFEAEGMTPKMFQYNMVKRAKQYRKHIVLPEGNDDRIITAASRLLDMDVVDISIIGDKKQIENKVTELGISFDFSKVNIINPIESEFYEDYANTYYELRKAKNVSITMARDLMEDVSYFGTMMVYKGHADGMVSGAAHTTQHTILPALQFIKTKPNSSVVSSVFFMCLEDRVSVFGDCAINPNPTAEQLAEIAISSAESSAAFGIEPKIAMLSYSSGASGKGDEVDKVRTATAIVKEKRPDLKIEGPIQYDAAVDLSVGKSKMPDSEVAGQASVLIFPDLNTGNNTYKAVQRETGALAIGPMLQGLNKPVNDLSRGCTVDDIINTVVITAIQAQGM